A section of the Agrococcus sp. SGAir0287 genome encodes:
- a CDS encoding alpha/beta fold hydrolase — protein sequence MSEPIVVLLHGWPGLPSDYDLVVERLGRTRHVVPALVGFGEGFDGPLAPGDASTDAHARRVLAGLPHDDDLVVVGYDIGSRIAQAIVRAAPTRVVGAVLTPGYPGIGSRAAAPELADRFWYQHFHRTPLAERLVDGREDAIREHLGFLLETWSPSADLAAGERFDAVVRAYARPGAFAASIAWYRDNVGYAGGRPSSVPTTMLWPREDPLFPIAWADALPDWFTDVELQEVPGGHVVPLEAPDAMADAILRRVGR from the coding sequence ATGTCCGAGCCCATCGTCGTCCTGCTGCACGGCTGGCCGGGGCTCCCGTCCGACTACGACCTCGTGGTCGAGCGACTCGGCCGCACCCGGCACGTCGTGCCCGCGCTCGTCGGGTTCGGGGAGGGCTTCGACGGCCCGCTGGCACCCGGCGATGCCTCGACGGATGCGCACGCGCGGCGGGTGCTCGCCGGCCTGCCGCACGACGACGATCTGGTCGTCGTCGGCTACGACATCGGCAGCCGCATCGCGCAGGCCATCGTGCGGGCGGCGCCGACGCGCGTCGTCGGCGCCGTGCTCACGCCGGGGTACCCAGGCATCGGCTCGAGGGCGGCAGCACCCGAGCTCGCCGATCGATTCTGGTACCAGCACTTCCATCGCACACCGCTCGCCGAGCGCCTCGTCGACGGACGCGAGGACGCCATCCGCGAGCACCTCGGCTTCCTGCTCGAGACATGGTCGCCGTCGGCCGACCTCGCGGCGGGGGAGCGCTTCGACGCCGTCGTCCGCGCCTACGCCCGACCCGGCGCGTTCGCCGCCTCGATCGCCTGGTACCGAGACAACGTCGGCTACGCCGGCGGCAGGCCGTCGAGCGTTCCCACCACGATGCTCTGGCCGCGCGAGGATCCGCTGTTCCCGATCGCGTGGGCGGATGCGCTGCCGGACTGGTTCACCGACGTCGAGCTGCAGGAGGTGCCCGGCGGACACGTGGTGCCGCTCGAGGCACCGGATGCGATGGCGGACGCGATCCTGCGTCGCGTCGGCCGTTGA
- a CDS encoding dihydrolipoyl dehydrogenase family protein, which translates to MPDIDRYDVVVIGAGPGGTAAALRAADLGARVVVLEAARLGGTCVNSGCVPTRVLARAARLVRDARSAREHGVVVGDVTLDWRGVVERVHARVDEVRAMKREAERFAAAGVDLVQEGRARFVDPHTLELDSGRHVAGDAVLVCVGGHARRLPIPGAELAILPDEVLDLPALPQRVAVIGGGNTGAQLATVLDAFGSRVTLLDLAPRILMASDAAIADEVTAAFVARGVDVRVGIDGVSRLAHSADGAIDLVLVEDGAERTIEVDAVIMATGWPADVDDLGLEHAGLRVERGAIPADEYLRTAVPHVFAVGDANGRDMLVQAAQFEGEAAAENAVLGASVRAPHRLLPAGGFTDPDYAGVGFTEEQARARDPRCVVATIRYDALDRAVIDDRDVGFLKLVVDRSRSTVLGAHAAGESAVEVVQALTTAMAAGVRVQTLAEVRFAYPTYSAIIGMAARAVLAAS; encoded by the coding sequence ATGCCCGACATCGATCGCTACGACGTCGTCGTCATCGGCGCCGGCCCGGGCGGCACCGCCGCCGCGCTGCGCGCCGCCGACCTCGGGGCGCGCGTCGTCGTGCTCGAGGCGGCGCGGCTCGGCGGGACGTGCGTGAACTCCGGGTGCGTGCCCACGCGCGTGCTCGCCCGTGCGGCGCGCCTCGTGCGCGACGCGCGGTCCGCGCGCGAGCACGGCGTCGTCGTCGGCGACGTCACGCTCGACTGGCGCGGCGTCGTCGAGCGCGTCCACGCGCGCGTCGACGAGGTACGGGCGATGAAGCGCGAGGCCGAGCGCTTCGCCGCCGCGGGCGTCGACCTCGTGCAGGAGGGCCGTGCGCGCTTCGTCGATCCGCACACGCTCGAGCTCGACTCCGGCCGGCACGTCGCGGGCGACGCCGTGCTCGTCTGCGTCGGCGGGCACGCGCGCCGGCTGCCCATCCCCGGCGCCGAGCTCGCGATCCTCCCCGACGAGGTGCTCGACCTGCCGGCGCTGCCGCAGCGCGTCGCCGTCATCGGTGGCGGCAACACGGGCGCGCAGCTCGCGACGGTGCTCGACGCGTTCGGCAGCCGCGTCACGCTGCTCGACCTCGCCCCGCGCATCCTCATGGCCTCCGACGCCGCGATCGCCGACGAGGTCACGGCCGCGTTCGTGGCGCGTGGCGTCGACGTGCGGGTCGGGATCGACGGAGTCTCGCGGTTGGCGCACTCGGCGGACGGCGCCATCGACCTCGTGCTCGTGGAGGACGGCGCCGAGCGCACGATCGAGGTCGACGCCGTCATCATGGCCACGGGCTGGCCCGCCGACGTCGACGACCTCGGCCTCGAGCACGCCGGGCTGCGCGTCGAGCGCGGCGCGATACCCGCCGACGAGTACCTGCGCACCGCGGTGCCGCACGTCTTCGCCGTCGGCGACGCGAACGGTCGCGACATGCTCGTGCAGGCGGCGCAGTTCGAGGGAGAGGCGGCAGCGGAGAACGCCGTGCTCGGCGCCTCCGTGCGCGCGCCGCATCGGCTGCTGCCCGCCGGAGGCTTCACGGATCCCGACTACGCCGGCGTCGGCTTCACCGAGGAGCAGGCGCGGGCGCGCGATCCCCGCTGCGTCGTCGCGACGATCCGCTACGACGCGCTCGATCGCGCCGTCATCGACGACCGCGACGTCGGCTTCCTGAAGCTCGTCGTCGACCGCTCTCGCTCGACGGTGCTCGGCGCCCACGCTGCGGGCGAGAGCGCCGTCGAGGTCGTGCAGGCCCTCACGACCGCCATGGCGGCCGGCGTGCGCGTGCAGACCCTCGCCGAGGTGCGCTTCGCCTACCCGACGTACTCGGCGATCATCGGCATGGCAGCGCGGGCGGTGCTCGCGGCGTCGTGA
- a CDS encoding glycosyltransferase: MTDPLRILITGDTFAPDVNGAATFATQLAAGLVRRGHEVHVVASATGRGKQGTRVEEHEGVRFTVHRLRSLRYPRHEWLRFAEPWRIVQNAGSLLDALQPDVVHFQSHLVVGRGFAAAARARGIRLVGTNHIMFENLMDHSNIPGPAQKPLIGALWADAGRVFGRCDVVTTPTRRSADYLEKMTGLRHVHAISCGIRASDYTVSPARNRGTMVFVGRVTSEKRIEVAIRALALLPSDLDARLQIVGGGDLVEELRRLARELGVGDRVELTGLVSTQELRARLTGGEVFVMPSTAELQSIATLEAMASGLPVVAADAIALPHLVDGNGYLFRPDDERDLADKLERVLRASDEEWLRMRHRSLQMVQPHDIETTLETFEALYRGEDVVDPVTELPHLETDSGRIELDADGAVLDDADERTSEPR; encoded by the coding sequence GTGACGGACCCGCTCCGCATCCTCATCACCGGCGACACGTTCGCGCCCGACGTCAACGGCGCGGCGACGTTCGCCACGCAGCTCGCGGCGGGGCTCGTGCGACGCGGCCACGAGGTGCACGTCGTGGCGTCCGCCACGGGTCGCGGGAAGCAGGGCACGCGCGTCGAGGAGCACGAGGGGGTGCGCTTCACGGTGCACCGCCTGCGGTCGCTGAGGTACCCGCGCCACGAGTGGCTGCGCTTCGCGGAGCCGTGGCGCATCGTGCAGAACGCGGGCTCGCTGCTCGATGCGCTGCAGCCCGACGTCGTGCACTTCCAGTCGCACCTCGTCGTCGGCCGCGGCTTCGCGGCGGCGGCTCGGGCGCGCGGCATCCGCCTCGTCGGCACGAACCACATCATGTTCGAGAACCTCATGGACCACTCGAACATCCCCGGCCCCGCGCAGAAGCCGCTCATCGGCGCGCTGTGGGCGGATGCGGGACGCGTGTTCGGGCGGTGCGACGTCGTCACGACGCCGACGCGCCGCAGCGCCGACTACCTCGAGAAGATGACGGGCCTGCGTCACGTGCACGCGATCTCGTGCGGCATCCGCGCCTCCGACTACACCGTCTCGCCCGCGCGCAACCGCGGCACGATGGTCTTCGTCGGCCGCGTCACGAGCGAGAAGCGCATCGAGGTCGCCATCCGCGCCCTCGCGCTGCTGCCGAGCGACCTCGATGCACGGCTGCAGATCGTCGGCGGTGGCGACCTCGTCGAGGAGCTCCGCCGGCTCGCCCGCGAGCTCGGCGTCGGCGATCGCGTCGAGCTCACGGGACTCGTCTCCACGCAGGAGCTGCGCGCGCGCCTCACCGGCGGCGAGGTCTTCGTCATGCCCTCGACGGCGGAGCTGCAGTCGATCGCGACGCTCGAGGCGATGGCGTCGGGACTGCCCGTCGTCGCCGCCGACGCCATCGCGCTGCCGCACCTCGTCGACGGCAACGGGTACCTCTTCCGCCCGGACGACGAGCGCGACCTGGCGGACAAGCTCGAGCGCGTGCTGCGCGCGAGCGACGAGGAGTGGCTGCGCATGCGCCACCGGTCGCTGCAGATGGTGCAGCCGCACGACATCGAGACGACGCTCGAGACCTTCGAGGCGCTCTACCGCGGCGAGGACGTCGTCGACCCCGTCACCGAGTTGCCGCACCTCGAGACCGACTCCGGGCGCATCGAGCTCGACGCCGACGGCGCCGTGCTCGACGACGCCGACGAGCGCACGAGCGAGCCTCGGTAG
- the def gene encoding peptide deformylase encodes MAVLPIRITGDPVLHARADEVTAIDDALRTLVADMVETMHAAPGVGLAAPQVGVGKRLFVWSWTDADGVESSGVAIDPTLWIAPVPIDEPTEDDEEGCLSIPGPREALTRSPAAILEATDLDGQRFRIEATGWLARIFQHEYDHLDGVLYADRLAHREWKSLEKAIRKARYGRPGLSWTPGVDDVEA; translated from the coding sequence ATGGCCGTCCTCCCGATCCGCATCACCGGCGACCCGGTGCTCCACGCCCGCGCCGACGAGGTGACCGCGATCGACGACGCGCTGCGCACGCTCGTCGCGGACATGGTCGAGACGATGCACGCGGCGCCCGGCGTGGGGCTCGCAGCGCCCCAGGTCGGCGTCGGCAAGCGGCTCTTCGTCTGGTCATGGACGGATGCGGACGGCGTCGAGTCCTCGGGCGTGGCGATCGACCCGACGCTGTGGATCGCGCCCGTGCCGATCGACGAGCCCACCGAGGACGACGAGGAGGGCTGCCTCTCGATCCCCGGCCCGCGCGAGGCGCTCACCCGATCGCCCGCCGCGATCCTCGAGGCGACGGACCTCGACGGGCAGCGCTTCCGCATCGAGGCGACGGGATGGCTCGCTCGGATCTTCCAGCACGAGTACGACCACCTCGACGGCGTGCTCTACGCCGATCGCCTCGCGCACCGCGAGTGGAAGTCGCTCGAGAAGGCGATCAGGAAGGCGCGCTACGGGCGGCCCGGGCTCTCGTGGACGCCCGGCGTCGACGACGTCGAGGCCTGA
- a CDS encoding multidrug DMT transporter permease: protein MRLADITDLTDQISLTPLQALGIPIALVGAIVLSLGTQFQHRGVSLVEGRTGRSGASLDLRQLALLIGRPSWVIGTVMLGLAALMQLWALSLAPLIVVQPLGAVALVVTAIVNARVARHRLDRPTINSIAFCLVGIGIFVTVAAVFAVEHPIRDQQLLTVLSLLLVVGIGLGLAWWRWRDRASAIFYVIAAGVLYGFVVTLMKVVLNRITTGNFEWLTILCLLGVAGALAFGGYFVQLAHASGPPDLVIAGLTVVDPLVAVLIGVTVLGEAAQTPPWALIVFVLAGGLAVFGVFQLARHHPQLQASTRTEDDA from the coding sequence GTGCGGCTGGCTGACATCACCGATCTGACCGATCAGATCTCGCTGACGCCGTTGCAGGCGCTCGGCATCCCGATCGCGCTCGTCGGCGCGATCGTGCTCTCCCTCGGGACGCAGTTCCAGCACCGCGGCGTCTCGCTCGTGGAGGGAAGGACGGGCAGGTCCGGCGCGTCGCTCGACCTCCGGCAGCTCGCACTCCTGATCGGCCGCCCGTCGTGGGTGATCGGCACCGTGATGCTCGGCCTCGCCGCGCTCATGCAGCTCTGGGCGCTGTCGCTCGCGCCGCTCATCGTCGTGCAGCCGCTCGGCGCCGTGGCGCTCGTCGTCACGGCGATCGTCAACGCCCGCGTGGCCAGGCATCGTCTCGACCGGCCGACGATCAACTCGATCGCGTTCTGCCTCGTCGGCATCGGCATCTTCGTCACGGTCGCGGCGGTCTTCGCCGTCGAGCACCCCATCCGCGACCAGCAGCTGCTCACGGTGCTGAGCCTGCTGCTCGTCGTCGGCATCGGCCTCGGGCTCGCGTGGTGGCGGTGGCGCGACCGGGCGAGCGCGATCTTCTACGTCATCGCCGCCGGCGTGCTCTACGGCTTCGTCGTGACCCTGATGAAGGTCGTGCTGAACCGCATCACGACCGGTAACTTCGAGTGGCTGACGATCCTGTGCCTCCTCGGCGTCGCGGGCGCGCTCGCGTTCGGCGGCTACTTCGTGCAGCTCGCGCACGCGTCGGGCCCGCCGGACCTCGTCATCGCCGGGCTCACGGTCGTCGACCCGCTCGTCGCCGTCCTCATCGGCGTCACGGTCCTCGGCGAGGCCGCGCAGACGCCCCCGTGGGCGCTCATCGTCTTCGTGCTCGCGGGAGGGCTCGCCGTGTTCGGCGTCTTCCAGCTCGCGCGCCACCACCCCCAGCTCCAGGCATCGACCCGCACGGAGGACGACGCGTGA